The Candidatus Krumholzibacteriia bacterium genome has a window encoding:
- a CDS encoding NADH-quinone oxidoreductase subunit C: MSGTHDRTVPTAADAERRFDDVRRADGDAVDGICTLVSPPERTKELLRWLKHEAGHGMLYDLTAIDDRARRHRGNGEEAGFTAVYQLLSLEPFSEVRVKVPLDAERPSMPTVTDVWPAANWYEREAFDMFGIDFEGHPDPRRILMPPTWTGHPLRKDHPARATESERYSLDDAERERQEEALRFDPAA, from the coding sequence GGCCGCGGACGCGGAGCGGCGCTTCGACGACGTTCGTCGTGCCGACGGCGATGCCGTCGACGGCATCTGCACCCTGGTGTCGCCGCCGGAGCGCACGAAGGAGCTGCTGCGCTGGCTCAAGCACGAAGCCGGCCACGGCATGCTCTACGACCTCACGGCGATCGACGACCGGGCCCGTCGGCACCGGGGCAACGGCGAGGAGGCGGGTTTCACGGCGGTGTACCAGTTGCTGTCGCTCGAGCCGTTCTCGGAGGTGCGCGTGAAGGTGCCGCTCGACGCCGAGCGCCCTTCGATGCCCACCGTGACCGACGTGTGGCCGGCGGCGAACTGGTACGAACGCGAGGCCTTCGACATGTTCGGGATCGACTTCGAGGGTCATCCGGACCCGCGACGGATCCTCATGCCGCCCACGTGGACGGGGCATCCCCTGCGCAAGGACCATCCGGCGCGCGCCACCGAGTCGGAGCGCTACTCCCTCGACGACGCCGAGCGCGAGCGGCAGGAGGAGGCCCTGCGCTTCGACCCGGCAGCCTG